The sequence CGCCGGTCTCCGAGCTGCCGTAGACCTCGATCGGCGCCCGGCCGAGCAGCGCGCGGCAATCGGGCAGCGCCTCGTCGGGCAGCGGGCCGCCCGAGGAAAACACGGCGCGCAGCGACGCGCGGCCGGCCGCCCACGGCAATTGCGCCGGCAAGCGCTTGAGATGGGCCGGGCTGGCCACCAGCGCGCAGGGGCCGGCGACCGCCAAGGCGGCGGCGATGTCCTCGGGGAAGGCCAGCCGGCCGGCGGCGAAGCGGCGGCCGGCCGCCAGCGGCCACAGCACGCGGAACAGCAGGCCGTAGATATGCTGGTGCGACACGCTGGCCAGCACCGCGGCATCGCCGAGGCGAGGGCCGAAGCCGCGCTCGAGCGCGGCGACCTCGGCGTCGAGCTGGCCGAGCCGCTTGGGGATCGCGCCCGGTTCGCCGGTCGAGCCCGAGGTGTAGACCACCAGCGCGACGGCGGCCGGATCGAGCGGCGCCCACGGCGCGGCGTCCACCGTTGCGGCCGGCGTCACCACCGGCTCGCCCGGCACCTCGCCGGCGAAGCCGTCGACCTCGCCGCGCAGCCGCGCCAGCGTGGCCGGCAGCACGTCGGCCGGCAGGTAGGCGCACTTGCCGGCGTGCCAGGCGCCGAACAGCGCGGCGGCGAAGCGCGCGCTGTCGTCGAAGAACAGCGCGAAGCGCTGGCCGGCCTGGGCGGCGAAGGCCGCACGCCAGCGCGCGACCTCGGCGGCGAAGGCGGCGAAGCCGAGCACGCCGTCGGCGGCCAGCGCCACCGGCTGCTCGGCGGCGCGGCCGGCCAGCAGCAGCTGGGCCAGGTCGATGAACTCAGCCATGGGCGATCCTCGCCCGCACGCGGCGGCGCACCAGCCATTCGCCGCCGAACAGCGCGCCCATCAAGAGGTAGGACAGCAGGCCGTTGTACAGCGCCCAGCCGGCGTCGTCGGCCCACAGCGTGGTCGCCAGCGACACCAGCGCGTTGAAGGCGAAGAAGCCGCACCACACCTGGGTCACCCGGCGGGTATAGGCCACGGCTTCGGGCGGCAGGTCCGGGTCCTGCAGCCGCGCCAGCCGCTCGATCACGCTCGGCGGATGGGCCAGGCTGGCGAGGAACACCGTCAGCAGCACCAGGCTGACCAGCACCGGGTAGAGCTTGAGCGGCAGCGCCGCGTTGCCCAGCGCGCTGATCGCGGCCAGCAGCAGCGCGCCGCCGGCGGCGGCCAGCCAGACGCGTTCGCGCGTGGCCAGCGCGCGCAGCAGGGCGAGCGCGGCCAGCAGCAGCGCCATCCAGCGCGGCTCGAAGCGGCCGAGGCCGAGATAGACCAGCAGCGGGTAGGCGGCGGTCAGCACGGCGACGCCGACGAGCCTGAGCCGCGGCGGAACGGCAGCACCCATGCGCTCAGGCGGCGGAGGCGTCGTTCATCAGGCCGTGCAGCGCATCGACCACGTCCTGCAGCGTGCGCACCGACTTGAAGGCGTCGGGCTGCAGCCGCTTGCCGGCGATCGGCTTCAGTTTCACGATCAGGTCGACCGCGTCGATGCTGTCGATGTCGAGGTCCTCGTACAGCCGCGACTCGGGCTTGATGCGCGCCGCGTCGATGTCGAAGGTTTCCTGGAGGATCGCGCTCAGGCGATCGAACATTTCCTGCTTTTCCATGCTTGTAAGCCCCTGGTCGAAGGCCGGCGCGAGGGCCGGCGGTTCATCCGTTGTTTCCTGGTCGCGCCCCGCAGGGCGTCCTGGCCGTTGGCCTGTTCTATCGTGCAGCACCGCCCGGCTTTCGCCGGCAGGTCGGGCGTTGCGCCCGACGGCGCCCTCTATTGGCGGCGCTTGTCGGGCGTAAAGCCCGACCTACGGGTGGGCGGCGCTGTTGGGTAGGGTTCGCGTCGCCTCAGCGGGTCCGACTGGCGGATACGAATTCCGCCAGCGCGCGCACGCTGGCGAAGTGCTTGCGCGTCTCTTCCGAATCGGCCGACATGCTCACGCCGTAGCGCTTCTGCAGCGCCAGGCCGAGCTCGAGCGCGTCGATCGAATCGAGGCCGAGGCCTTCGACGAACAGCGCCGCGGTCGGGTCGATGTCGTCGGGCGTGATGTCCTCGAGGTTGAGCGACTCGATGACGAGTGCCTTGATTTCGTGTTCAAGCGCCTGCATGGGCGGTCTCCGTCGAAAAATAGTCGTGTAGGTGTTCGGTGAGCTGGCGCGCGGCCAGGGCCGGCTCGTGGCCGGCGCGCTCGAGAAAGGGCTGCACCGCAATGTCGTCGCGCACCACCAGGGTGAACTGCATGCGGCGCGGCGGCACCTTCCACCACGGCAGGCCCTTGGTCAGGCTCAAGGGCTCGCAGCGGATGGTGACCGGCGTGACGTCGCGGCCGCCGCGCACCGCGATGTTGGCGGCGCCGCGCTGCAAGCGCATCGGACCGCCGACCGGGGTGCGGGTGCCCTCGGGGAAGATCACCAGGTTGTGGCCGGCGCACAGCGAGGCGATGCAGTCCTCGACCAGGCCGGCGCCCGAATCGTTGCAGATGTAGTTGGCGGCGCGCACCGGGCCGCGGGTGAAGGGGTTGCGCGCGAGGCCGCCGCGCACCACGCAGTCGGCGTCGCGCACCAGCGAGATCAGGAACACCACGTCGATCAGCGTCGGGTGGTTGGCCAGGATCAGCAGGCCCGGCCGCTGCAGCTTGTCGATGCCCTCGATGCGGTAGCGCAGGATGCCGAGCACGCGCATCAGCTCGATGAAGGCCGCGAAGGCGTAGTGAATGGTCAGCCGCGCCAGGCGCGCCAGCCGTTCGCGGTCGCGCACCGCCAGTTGCAGCAGCGGGAAGTAGACCAGCCGCAGCAAGAGGCCGCCTAAGCCGAAGGTGGAGAAGGCAATCGCGGTCGCGATCACGCGCCAGCCGCGATCGAGACGCTCAAGCATGGCGCACCCAATGCCACTGGCGCACGCCGGCGCGGTGGACGTAGCGTTCGTCGCCGGACAGCAGGAAGCGCAGCGCGGCCAGGTCGGCCGGCCAGTCGCCGCGCGCCGCCGTGCCGTCGCCCGGCGCGGTGGCCAGCGAGAAGCCGCCATGCTCGGCGCGGACCAGCCGGCAGGCCCAGGCGCGCGGGAAGTCGGCGTGTTCGGCGAAGGATCGGTAGAGCGGCGGCAGCGGCTCGTCGTAGCAGACCACCAGCACGGCCGGCGCGCCGTCGGCCAAGAGGCCGAGCGCCTCGGTGAAGGCCGCCTCGGCGGTCTCGGCGCCGGCCGCCACCGCGGTGTAGGCGGCGGTATCGCTACGCGCGATCGAGAACAGCGCGCCGATCGCGTTGTGCACCGACAGGCTGAAGGCGGTCGGCGACAGCGCCTCGCCGGCGGCCAGCTGGCGCAGCAGCTCGACCGAGCGGGCGATGTCGCCGTAGCGCGAGGCGAACACCAGCGGGCAGTCGCCCGCCGGCGCCCCGTCCGATTCCCGGCCATCCAACCCCCAATAGGCCGCCTGCAGCGCGATGCGGCCCAGCCGCTCGACGCGGCGGCGCATCATCGGCGCCATCTCGGCCAGCGGCGGCGCCCCGTCGCCCTCGAGGGCACGGGGTTCGGCCAGCCAGGCCAGCCAGGCCTCGCGGTCCGGCAGCCCGGGTGCCCAGGCCGCCCAGCGGTCTATGGAAAAGCGAATGGTCATGGTCGCGCGATGTCGTGTTCGAACGCTCGACGCGAAGGTAAAGGCTTGATTTCAAAAGTATAAAACCGGCACTCGACCCCACCGTCAGCACGGCGGCGCCCCCTCGAGCGAAGCGCGCGAGTCTAACAGAGTCATCAAGGAAAACAACCGCTTAGCGGCGACCGGCGGCCGGCATGCAACTTAATACCGCTCGACCGGTCGCCGCGGCCGGGCTAGAGCAAGGGCTTGAGATAGCCGTCGAGCCTGGTCTGATCGAGCCGGCCGGCGTGGGCCGCCACCCGCTTGCCGCTGGCGTCGTAGATCACGGTATAGGGCAGCGCGCCGATGCGGTTGCCCTCGGACCGCATCAGGTCCATCGCCTCCTGCTCGCCGTACAGCAGCGGGTAGTCGACGCCGAGCTCGGCGGCGAACTTCTTCACTTCCGTCGGATTGTCGATGGCCAGGCCGACGAAGCGGACCTTGTCGCCGAGCGCC is a genomic window of Chitinimonas koreensis containing:
- a CDS encoding membrane protein, producing the protein MGAAVPPRLRLVGVAVLTAAYPLLVYLGLGRFEPRWMALLLAALALLRALATRERVWLAAAGGALLLAAISALGNAALPLKLYPVLVSLVLLTVFLASLAHPPSVIERLARLQDPDLPPEAVAYTRRVTQVWCGFFAFNALVSLATTLWADDAGWALYNGLLSYLLMGALFGGEWLVRRRVRARIAHG
- a CDS encoding acyl carrier protein; its protein translation is MFDRLSAILQETFDIDAARIKPESRLYEDLDIDSIDAVDLIVKLKPIAGKRLQPDAFKSVRTLQDVVDALHGLMNDASAA
- a CDS encoding phosphopantetheine-binding protein translates to MQALEHEIKALVIESLNLEDITPDDIDPTAALFVEGLGLDSIDALELGLALQKRYGVSMSADSEETRKHFASVRALAEFVSASRTR
- a CDS encoding lysophospholipid acyltransferase family protein, with amino-acid sequence MLERLDRGWRVIATAIAFSTFGLGGLLLRLVYFPLLQLAVRDRERLARLARLTIHYAFAAFIELMRVLGILRYRIEGIDKLQRPGLLILANHPTLIDVVFLISLVRDADCVVRGGLARNPFTRGPVRAANYICNDSGAGLVEDCIASLCAGHNLVIFPEGTRTPVGGPMRLQRGAANIAVRGGRDVTPVTIRCEPLSLTKGLPWWKVPPRRMQFTLVVRDDIAVQPFLERAGHEPALAARQLTEHLHDYFSTETAHAGA
- a CDS encoding TlpA family protein disulfide reductase, which translates into the protein MKKAALYLSVAALALAAGGGFAWWRSQPAEPVAAAAPAVSLWQASFNDLNGKPQPLAQWRGKPLVLNFWASWCAPCREEMPEFVATQKALGDKVRFVGLAIDNPTEVKKFAAELGVDYPLLYGEQEAMDLMRSEGNRIGALPYTVIYDASGKRVAAHAGRLDQTRLDGYLKPLL
- a CDS encoding beta-ketoacyl synthase chain length factor, encoding MTIRFSIDRWAAWAPGLPDREAWLAWLAEPRALEGDGAPPLAEMAPMMRRRVERLGRIALQAAYWGLDGRESDGAPAGDCPLVFASRYGDIARSVELLRQLAAGEALSPTAFSLSVHNAIGALFSIARSDTAAYTAVAAGAETAEAAFTEALGLLADGAPAVLVVCYDEPLPPLYRSFAEHADFPRAWACRLVRAEHGGFSLATAPGDGTAARGDWPADLAALRFLLSGDERYVHRAGVRQWHWVRHA